The following DNA comes from Deinococcus sp. NW-56.
CTGGGCATGTCCGGCATGAGCCTCGGGCAGGGCAGCATGGGCGGCATGGATCACAGCAATATGGGCGGCATGTCCGGTCAGAGCGGTTCGTCCATGACGATGGACATGAGCGCTCCGGCGAAGTTGAAAGGCAAGGTATTCGACCGGGCGTTTCTCAGCATGATGATCCCCCACCACCAGATGGCCGTGGATATGGCACGTGCGGTGTTGCCGCGCAGCAAAGACGCAACGGTCAAACGTTGGGCAAATGCAGTCATCAAAGCCCAGGAAAGCGAAATCAAGCAGATGAACACGCTGCTCAAGAGCTATGGCGGCAGTGACGCAGCCATGGCGAATATGATGAAGCAGAGCATGAGCGGCATGGCTGACATGGTCAAAAAGGCCAAGAATCCTGATGTTGCGTTCGTACAAGGCATGATTCCTCATCACGTGTCAGCCATTGAGATGGGAGTGATGGCTCTGGAGAAGAGCAGTGACGTGCGCGTGCTGAAGCTTGCCCGCACGATCGCGCAGGATCAAGTGGCGGAGGTGCACGACTTCCGCCTGTGGTTGTTGAAACGCGGTCTCTAACTCAGGAGTTGCACCTGCATAACGACGGGGAAGCGCTCCCAGCCGAGAAAATCTGGGAGTGTCTACGTCACAGATTCTGGGGGAGCGCGTCCGCATTCTGGCAGATGAGTTCCTGGCCGTTCCAACCACGTCCTACCAACAGCGCAGCCTGGAGGCTGCGCTGTCGATGTTCCTGGACACTGCCACCAAAACGGCGTTGCACCGCGCTGAGTTGGTCAGCAAAAGTGCGCTGAGCCGCCTCCTGAACGAGTACCCCTGGGATACGGCACAGGGTTGGGCCATCTTGCAGCGCGCCCAGTGGGACGCGCTGCTTGTCGCGGCCCGACGAAAACACCGCCCACTCCTGCGGCTGAGTGTCGACCTGACCAGCATCGAAAAAAAGGGCAGCACGCTGCCCTTCGTTCGCGTCTACAACGAGGTTCACGGCATCCATCTGGTCGTGTTGTTCGCCGAATACGGAGCGGTGAAGTTTCCCGTGGGGTACCGGGTCTACCGGGGCAAGGGGACAGCGACCCCAGTGACTCTGGCACGAGAACTTCTGCGAACCGTCCCAGACGCGATCCGTCGTCGATTCCGGATTCGCGTGTTAGCAGACAGCGGATTCGAATCCGCTGTCTTCCTGGATGAAGTCAGGCAGCTGGGCTTCGAGTTTGTGGTGGGCGTTCGGTCAACCCGGCGGACGATGCACCCAGGCGAGGTCACGGTGGCTGACTGTCCGCATGGAGGCTACATCGAATTGAAGAACTGGCCGCATGACCCGCTGGTGCTGGGTCGCGTCGACCGTGGAGACCGGGTGTTTCACGCGGTTTCTTCGGAACTGATGGAAGGCGACGAGGTGGTCGCCGAGGGGGCAAAGCGGTGGAGTGAGGAATCGTTCTTCAAGGAGGGCAAGCACCAGTTTGGTCTGGCGCAGTTCGCATTGCGAACTGCTGTGGGCCTGGATCGCTGGGTCCTGCTGGTGTTCCTGGCCTGGACACTGGCCATCCTGCACCGAGAGACCGGGATGACCCTGGAGGCGTGTGCTGCTCTGGCACTGATGACGGTCATGCCAGACGTTCATTTGAACCGCCTGCTCCTGACGTTCAGCAGAAACTCGGAATTTCTCCGCCAGCACGGCTATTCACTGCGCTATGCGAGGTGCAACTCCTGAGTCTAAGACTTACACACTGACGCGTGCCGCCTGACAGGCGGCACGCGCTGCATTGAGGCCGCGAGCTCTCAACCGTCAGCGTCACGAGGCCTTTACACGATCTTTACACAATCAGGACAAGCTGACCCACGTTCATGCGTCTGCCTCTTTTGCTTACCTTCGCCCTGATGGGGTTCAGTGTTGCTGCTGCAGCGACGGTGAATGCACAGGCGGGCGACACCCTCCAGCGAATGGCCGTTCGGTACGGCACGACCACGCAGGCTCTGGCGCGGGCCAATCCGTCCCTGCCGCAGGGCCCTCTCCGTGTTGGGACCCGCGTGACGCTCCCGGCCACCGCCGTGCGCGTGTGGAGCGTACGGGCGGGCGATACGCTGTCTGGCATCGCACAGCGCGAACGGACGACGGTCGCCGCGCTGGTCGCCGCCAACCGCGGCCTGGATCAGCAACGGCCCCTGATGATCGGGCAGAAACTGTTGCTGCCTACGCCTAGGGCCGCTGCGGCTCCCCGGTCGGCCGCGGGGGCGGTCGCGCGTCCGGTGTCCATTCGCGTCACGGCGGTCATGCCGGTCTCGGGCCGCGTCACCACGCCGTACCGGGAAGGACACCTGAGCGTGGATCTCGCGGCGCCGACGGGTACGCCTATTCGCGCAGCGGCGCCGGGCGTGGTGACGCAGTCCTACTTCGACAGCAAGAGCGGATGGGGTTGGACGGTCCTGGTGGATCACGGAAACGGATTGCAGACCCGGTACAGTCACAACTCCGCGAATCTGGTTTCGGTGGGTCACCGCGTGGAGGCCGGGCAGGTCATCGCCCGGGTGGGGAGCACCGGGAACAGCACTGGGCCGCATCTGGATTACCGCGTCACGTATCAGGGACAACCCATTCATCCGTTCAGCCTGTACTGAGTCCTGAGTGGGTCGGGCGTCAGAGGAGGAGCCTAGTACAGCGTTCATTTAATACGAATGGCTTCGTAGTGCCGTCCTAGCGTCCGGCGGGCGACCTGGGTGGAGAACTGCCAGTTGAGGGTGACGCCCGCGCGTGAACGCGCTGCCACCCAAGCCTCGACTTCCGACCGAAGCCGTTCCAGCACTGGAATACGCCGGTTCAAGCACTGCCGCTGAAGGGCACTGAATTCCAGTTCTGCCATGTTCAGCCACGAGGCATGTTTGGGCGTGTAGACCCACTCGAAGCGGCCCACCAACCGGTGGGCCGCCTGTGGCGACATGAACTTGTAGAAACTGCCGCCGTGATGCGTATTGAGGTGGTCCTGAACCAGGGTGATCTGGACGGCTGCTGGATAGGCCCGTTCCAGGTTCTGCATGAAGGCGGTGTACTCCTCGGCGGTCCGTCGGGCACAGACCTGGACAAACCGTCGGCCTGTTTTCGGCTCGACGGCCAGCAACACAGCCGCGCTCCCAAAGCGCTGGTATTCGTAGTCTTGTTTGGCGACTCGCCCCGGTTCCGATGGAACCGGGGCCATGACGTCACCGATCAGGAAGCAGGGTTGCTCATCGAAGCACAACACGGGAAAACGGTCGTCGTAGGGCCGAGAGTACACGTCCAGAACGCGTTCCATCTCGCAGAGGAAATTCGCCGTCAGGTGCGCGATGCACCACTGCCTTTTGCGGTGCGGCTGGACCGCGTTTTTTTCAGAATGTAGAACACCGTCGACGGAGCGATGTGGTCGACCAAGTTCAGCTCTACAGCCTTCTCTGCCAGCAAGCGAATACTCCATTGTGCGTGACCTTCGGGCGCCTCACTGCACGCCAGCGCGGTGATGGCCGCCCGGTCTTTGCCGTCGAACTTCGCGGGTCGCCCCGTATGCGGCGCATCGAACAGCGCCGCGTCCAGTCCCCCCAGGGCAAAGCGTTTTCGGGTCGCTTGCACCATCTGGACGCTGATACCGAGGGCGTCCTTGATGGCCGAGTCCGTGACCTGTCGATGGGCCAGCAGCAGAATCCGGGCGCGGGTCATGACCCGCGCCTTGCCACTGCCCTTCATGGTCATGCCGTGCAGAGTCTGTTCTTGCTCAGCACTCAAAGTCACTGGATAGCGAAGAGGACGGCTCATACCTCACTATGACAAATTCAAAAACGCTGTACTAGGCCCTGACTACCCTTCAAAACGCGGCATGAGAGTCGCGAGGGTGTGCCAAGACGACCGAGAGGGATGCAGCAGCAGATCTTGAAGATGGTCGAGGCCAAGCCGGAACAC
Coding sequences within:
- a CDS encoding DUF305 domain-containing protein; translated protein: MKRNLLIMAVLGMSGMSLGQGSMGGMDHSNMGGMSGQSGSSMTMDMSAPAKLKGKVFDRAFLSMMIPHHQMAVDMARAVLPRSKDATVKRWANAVIKAQESEIKQMNTLLKSYGGSDAAMANMMKQSMSGMADMVKKAKNPDVAFVQGMIPHHVSAIEMGVMALEKSSDVRVLKLARTIAQDQVAEVHDFRLWLLKRGL
- a CDS encoding transposase; protein product: MSTSQILGERVRILADEFLAVPTTSYQQRSLEAALSMFLDTATKTALHRAELVSKSALSRLLNEYPWDTAQGWAILQRAQWDALLVAARRKHRPLLRLSVDLTSIEKKGSTLPFVRVYNEVHGIHLVVLFAEYGAVKFPVGYRVYRGKGTATPVTLARELLRTVPDAIRRRFRIRVLADSGFESAVFLDEVRQLGFEFVVGVRSTRRTMHPGEVTVADCPHGGYIELKNWPHDPLVLGRVDRGDRVFHAVSSELMEGDEVVAEGAKRWSEESFFKEGKHQFGLAQFALRTAVGLDRWVLLVFLAWTLAILHRETGMTLEACAALALMTVMPDVHLNRLLLTFSRNSEFLRQHGYSLRYARCNS
- a CDS encoding M23 family metallopeptidase, with amino-acid sequence MRLPLLLTFALMGFSVAAAATVNAQAGDTLQRMAVRYGTTTQALARANPSLPQGPLRVGTRVTLPATAVRVWSVRAGDTLSGIAQRERTTVAALVAANRGLDQQRPLMIGQKLLLPTPRAAAAPRSAAGAVARPVSIRVTAVMPVSGRVTTPYREGHLSVDLAAPTGTPIRAAAPGVVTQSYFDSKSGWGWTVLVDHGNGLQTRYSHNSANLVSVGHRVEAGQVIARVGSTGNSTGPHLDYRVTYQGQPIHPFSLY
- a CDS encoding IS630 family transposase, translating into MEYSLAGREGCRAELGRPHRSVDGVLHSEKNAVQPHRKRQWCIAHLTANFLCEMERVLDVYSRPYDDRFPVLCFDEQPCFLIGDVMAPVPSEPGRVAKQDYEYQRFGSAAVLLAVEPKTGRRFVQVCARRTAEEYTAFMQNLERAYPAAVQITLVQDHLNTHHGGSFYKFMSPQAAHRLVGRFEWVYTPKHASWLNMAELEFSALQRQCLNRRIPVLERLRSEVEAWVAARSRAGVTLNWQFSTQVARRTLGRHYEAIRIK